One part of the Ignavibacteriales bacterium genome encodes these proteins:
- a CDS encoding lysophospholipid acyltransferase family protein, producing the protein MILTSLKICLIWIAAIPVSIIALISTPLDRTGVTFHLMSRLWCSFILWLFHIKIRTKGAELLDPKQRYVYISNHASAFDIPAVVVGIPDGIRFVLKKELTRIPIWGWALKYGHYITIDRGKARDAMKSLDEAAVHMRNGASVILFAEGTRTRDGRLQPFKRGAFTLAVKAGNPIVPVTINNTFRILPRGSLRVNPADIELVFGEPIQTTAIDGRDGEQRLMEQVRQAIAAAFTEQG; encoded by the coding sequence ATGATCCTTACGTCCTTGAAGATATGCCTTATCTGGATTGCCGCGATTCCCGTGTCGATCATTGCACTCATTTCCACCCCGCTTGACCGGACGGGGGTGACGTTTCACCTGATGAGCCGCCTCTGGTGCAGCTTCATACTCTGGCTTTTTCACATCAAGATCAGGACCAAAGGGGCGGAGTTGCTCGACCCGAAACAGCGATATGTGTATATCTCGAACCACGCCAGTGCATTCGACATCCCCGCCGTGGTTGTCGGCATCCCGGATGGTATCCGGTTTGTTCTGAAGAAAGAACTCACCCGAATCCCCATCTGGGGATGGGCGCTCAAGTACGGACATTACATCACCATCGATCGCGGAAAAGCGCGCGATGCTATGAAAAGTCTGGACGAGGCGGCTGTGCACATGCGCAACGGTGCCTCGGTTATTCTCTTTGCAGAGGGGACCCGCACGCGTGACGGCAGGCTGCAGCCGTTCAAGCGCGGAGCATTTACGCTGGCCGTCAAGGCCGGGAACCCGATAGTACCTGTCACAATCAACAACACGTTCAGGATTCTGCCGAGAGGATCGCTGCGCGTAAACCCTGCCGACATCGAACTGGTCTTCGGTGAACCCATCCAGACTACGGCGATCGACGGGAGGGACGGGGAACAACGATTGATGGAACAGGTACGCCAGGCCATCGCAGCCGCCTTCACGGAACAAGGATAA
- a CDS encoding pre-peptidase C-terminal domain-containing protein translates to MLRIFSILFLILLLPTLAFAQGSSIGSATAISPSGSAGGSMNDASKDHYWKVTTTTDGYLRIQITSTSTIDIDVTLYDNDGTTYITSDGQSGTYSEVFGFLKPGTYYVYARRWTGTSGTYTITSTFASPSRAVDLEPNDTPAGALVLSPTGTSSGHLGFYGAGNTDNADYWKITTTEDGWLRVQVRSDSLDLRGDQNFDLDFTMYDINGTSYIASDSRTGTFSQVDAFLRPGTYFVRVNRWTGRGGSYDIKAEFFAPPLANEAAEGNDTYQTASTSVVNGSVTGHLGYSTNGSTDTQDYWKFTIAGDGKVTVGVTSDSLDRSGARYDLDLTLFDVNGTTYLTSDSRSGTISECIVYLRPGTYYARLSRWIGNGASYTLRITHVPPVRANDVEGNDWFATSTTLAFNAASTGHLGYYSTGYTDTRDVWRLVAPSSDSVYVHVSSDSTVDLDVTAFAPDSVSYITSDSRSGIYSRVGIKPTPGAAYYFRVSLWTGTAGAYSIIATRSSLAVGVEKISEERLVPTQLTLDQNYPNPFNPSTTIRYGLPESQNVRISVFSILGQEIAVLVNGMRSPSTYTVEWNGKDKHGVDLPSGIYMIRMQASPISGGQSGEKQIVKKAMIVR, encoded by the coding sequence ATGCTCCGGATCTTTTCGATACTATTTCTCATTCTTCTCTTGCCAACACTTGCGTTCGCTCAAGGGAGCAGCATCGGATCGGCAACGGCGATTTCGCCGAGCGGCAGCGCCGGCGGATCCATGAACGACGCATCCAAAGATCATTATTGGAAGGTGACAACCACAACAGATGGCTACCTTCGGATTCAGATTACTTCGACTTCAACGATCGACATCGACGTGACGCTCTACGATAACGACGGAACAACCTATATTACTTCGGATGGCCAATCGGGTACATATTCAGAGGTATTCGGATTCCTGAAGCCGGGCACCTACTATGTGTATGCGCGCCGGTGGACGGGAACATCGGGTACGTACACGATCACTTCCACGTTTGCATCGCCGAGCCGGGCCGTGGATCTTGAACCCAATGACACGCCGGCGGGCGCGTTGGTTCTCAGTCCGACCGGTACGTCCTCCGGACACCTCGGCTTCTATGGTGCGGGGAATACCGACAATGCTGACTACTGGAAGATTACAACGACGGAAGACGGCTGGCTTCGCGTTCAGGTGCGATCCGATTCTCTGGACTTGCGCGGGGATCAGAATTTCGATCTTGATTTCACGATGTATGATATCAACGGCACATCATATATCGCAAGCGACAGCCGAACCGGCACCTTTTCCCAGGTGGATGCCTTTCTGCGCCCGGGCACGTACTTCGTTCGCGTAAACCGATGGACGGGGCGCGGGGGAAGCTACGATATCAAGGCGGAGTTCTTTGCCCCCCCACTCGCCAACGAGGCAGCAGAAGGTAATGATACCTACCAGACCGCTTCCACTTCTGTGGTCAACGGAAGCGTCACGGGCCATTTAGGCTACTCCACCAACGGCTCGACCGATACGCAAGACTACTGGAAATTCACAATCGCGGGCGACGGCAAAGTCACCGTCGGCGTCACGAGCGATTCGCTCGACCGCTCGGGTGCCAGGTACGACCTCGATCTTACTCTCTTCGATGTCAACGGCACGACATACCTCACGTCTGATAGTCGCTCCGGTACGATCTCCGAATGCATCGTGTATCTCCGTCCCGGGACATACTATGCCCGGTTGAGTCGTTGGATCGGAAACGGGGCCAGTTATACACTTCGAATCACTCACGTTCCACCGGTTCGGGCGAATGATGTCGAAGGCAATGACTGGTTTGCGACCTCGACCACACTCGCATTCAATGCCGCGAGCACTGGCCACTTAGGTTACTATTCAACCGGCTATACCGACACGAGAGACGTTTGGCGACTCGTTGCACCGTCAAGCGACTCTGTTTACGTCCACGTCTCTTCTGATTCGACAGTGGACCTCGATGTTACGGCATTTGCGCCAGACTCTGTTTCATACATAACCTCAGATTCGCGATCGGGAATATACTCACGGGTTGGGATCAAGCCCACGCCTGGAGCGGCGTACTACTTCAGAGTCAGCCTCTGGACCGGTACGGCAGGAGCTTACTCGATCATTGCAACACGGTCATCACTGGCCGTCGGAGTGGAGAAGATCAGCGAGGAGAGGCTGGTACCGACTCAACTCACGCTTGACCAAAACTACCCGAATCCTTTCAACCCGAGCACGACAATCCGATACGGCCTTCCAGAGAGCCAGAACGTCCGAATCAGCGTCTTCTCCATCCTTGGACAGGAAATCGCCGTTCTCGTGAATGGTATGCGGTCACCTTCCACCTACACTGTTGAGTGGAACGGAAAAGACAAGCATGGAGTGGATCTGCCCAGTGGGATCTACATGATTCGGATGCAAGCCAGCCCAATTTCTGGCGGGCAGAGTGGCGAGAAACAGATCGTGAAAAAGGCAATGATCGTGCGGTAA
- a CDS encoding response regulator, with amino-acid sequence MKKILIVDDEESFRKSLASQLKLKGWAVAEAADGLEGVDMAARHKPDVILSDVHMDNMNGFIMVEELQQYPATASIPVIMMTSAASAAGAWNSDIAVEYLEKPFTIVKLLEIIGKVVKT; translated from the coding sequence ATGAAAAAAATCCTGATCGTTGACGACGAAGAATCGTTTCGCAAGTCGCTGGCAAGCCAGCTGAAGCTCAAAGGCTGGGCGGTTGCCGAGGCCGCCGACGGGTTGGAGGGAGTAGACATGGCCGCGCGTCACAAACCGGATGTGATCCTGAGCGATGTGCACATGGACAACATGAACGGTTTCATAATGGTCGAGGAACTCCAGCAATATCCGGCCACGGCGTCCATCCCTGTCATCATGATGACGAGCGCGGCTTCTGCGGCTGGAGCATGGAATTCGGATATCGCTGTTGAGTATCTCGAGAAGCCGTTCACGATTGTCAAGCTGTTGGAAATCATCGGCAAGGTTGTAAAAACATAA
- a CDS encoding M48 family metallopeptidase has translation MRQQSPHDAVDPPAQQSRQTNISTRSEDTASVAKRYARIKLRLSLLGTALFFVLTICVLASDATRILEETARRFFDNDYGVLLVFTAALGVAEVILTLPLQYYSGFYLEHKYNLSNQTLSAWMWEGLKGSLVSIPIVVPLIAVLYYCVRTFGSLWWLPVGSLLFLVSVVLARLAPVLILPLFYKFKPLKDGELKTRILTLCHNVGMPVQGVFVFDMSKNTKKANAAFTGIGKSKRIILGDTLVANFRDEEIESVFAHELGHYKLRHIAVMMALGTVSSFFGLYLTALVYAHSLTWFGFVSLDQIAALPLLALWLGVYSLVANPITNMISRAHEYAADRFAVRLTGNAEALGNSLKKLASINLADVSPHPWVEFLFHSHPSIEKRIRAIDLAAIRTASGAQR, from the coding sequence GTGCGACAGCAATCACCCCATGATGCGGTAGACCCCCCGGCGCAGCAGTCCCGTCAGACAAACATCTCAACACGTTCAGAAGACACGGCCTCAGTTGCCAAAAGGTATGCAAGAATCAAGCTGCGATTGAGCTTGCTGGGCACCGCTCTGTTCTTTGTGCTGACCATCTGTGTCCTTGCCAGCGATGCGACGAGGATTCTTGAAGAGACGGCGCGAAGGTTCTTTGACAACGACTACGGTGTCCTGCTCGTATTCACCGCGGCGCTTGGTGTGGCAGAAGTCATCCTAACTCTTCCGTTGCAGTACTACTCAGGATTCTACCTTGAACATAAATACAACCTCTCCAATCAGACGCTCAGCGCATGGATGTGGGAAGGCCTAAAAGGATCGTTGGTCAGTATCCCGATCGTCGTACCTCTGATTGCGGTGCTGTACTATTGTGTGCGGACGTTCGGTTCACTCTGGTGGCTGCCGGTCGGATCGTTGCTCTTTCTTGTATCCGTGGTCCTGGCGAGGCTCGCTCCTGTGCTCATTCTCCCGCTCTTTTACAAGTTCAAGCCGCTGAAGGATGGTGAGCTGAAGACGAGGATTCTCACTCTCTGCCACAACGTTGGTATGCCCGTGCAGGGAGTGTTTGTATTCGATATGAGCAAGAACACGAAGAAGGCCAATGCGGCCTTCACGGGGATAGGGAAGTCGAAGCGGATCATACTCGGCGATACGCTTGTCGCTAATTTCCGGGACGAGGAAATCGAATCCGTTTTTGCCCATGAGCTTGGACATTACAAACTCAGGCATATCGCCGTGATGATGGCTCTCGGCACCGTCAGTAGTTTCTTCGGTCTCTATCTGACGGCGCTTGTGTATGCGCATAGCCTGACCTGGTTCGGATTTGTTTCGCTCGATCAGATTGCGGCGCTTCCTTTGCTCGCGCTCTGGCTTGGCGTATATTCACTCGTCGCAAACCCGATCACGAACATGATCTCGCGGGCGCATGAGTACGCGGCAGACAGATTTGCTGTTCGCCTTACGGGAAACGCTGAAGCGCTTGGAAATTCCCTCAAGAAACTGGCGTCAATCAATCTTGCTGACGTGTCACCCCATCCATGGGTGGAATTCCTGTTCCATAGTCACCCATCCATTGAAAAGCGGATCAGAGCGATTGACCTCGCGGCCATTCGCACAGCGTCGGGGGCGCAACGATGA
- a CDS encoding type II toxin-antitoxin system HicB family antitoxin gives MSREFTAVIRKEGKWFVAQCIEVDVPSQGRTEKSALKNLQEALELHLSRPETSIVSAPFR, from the coding sequence ATGTCAAGAGAGTTCACCGCGGTGATAAGGAAAGAAGGCAAATGGTTCGTGGCCCAGTGCATCGAGGTGGACGTTCCGAGCCAGGGAAGAACTGAAAAATCCGCCCTTAAGAATCTGCAGGAAGCTCTCGAGCTCCATCTCTCAAGGCCAGAAACTTCTATTGTCTCCGCCCCGTTTCGCTGA
- a CDS encoding DUF1343 domain-containing protein encodes MSNTRSEHRHFRRFSALFVFVFLILSVVFPRQPKFAGKALVKPGIDVLRSRGFDILKGKRVGLITNPTGVSADLEQTVDILHSAPGVKLVALFGPEHGVRGDAEGGKIVDSFNDSQTGLPVYSLYGRTRKPTKDMLRGIDVLVYDIQDIGVRSYTYISTLGLAMEAAAENNVTFVVLDRPNPLTGVRVEGSMLELNYKSFIGAYRIPYVYGMTAGELAEMINMEGWLDKGVKCKLVVVPMEGWKRSMWWDETGLPWVPTSPHIPHASTPLFYVMTGLLGELGTANQGVGYTMPFELVGASWVNGDKLADDLNSRGLSGVRFRPLSYRPFYFDTGDSRFLGVQIHVTDREKLNMTAVQISVIDALQRVFPEKNIFARAKPDRIGSFDKAMGSDRMRKMFQSRKSVEEILREIDREKAPFMVERQKYLLYD; translated from the coding sequence ATGAGTAACACTCGGTCCGAACATCGGCACTTCCGGAGATTTTCCGCTCTTTTCGTTTTCGTTTTCCTGATTCTATCGGTGGTTTTCCCCCGACAACCGAAGTTCGCCGGCAAGGCTCTCGTCAAGCCGGGTATTGACGTGCTCCGCAGCCGCGGATTCGACATACTGAAAGGGAAGCGAGTAGGCCTGATCACAAATCCGACGGGAGTGAGCGCTGACCTGGAACAGACAGTGGACATCCTGCACTCTGCTCCCGGCGTGAAGCTGGTTGCCCTGTTCGGACCTGAGCACGGTGTTCGCGGTGACGCCGAAGGGGGGAAGATCGTGGATAGTTTCAACGACAGCCAGACCGGTCTTCCCGTGTACTCTCTGTACGGGAGAACTCGCAAGCCCACGAAAGACATGTTGCGCGGCATCGACGTCCTGGTCTATGATATCCAGGACATCGGCGTTCGCTCCTACACGTATATTTCGACGCTTGGTCTGGCGATGGAAGCAGCGGCTGAGAACAACGTGACGTTTGTTGTCCTCGACCGTCCTAATCCGCTCACGGGAGTCCGGGTGGAAGGATCGATGCTAGAGCTGAATTACAAATCGTTCATCGGCGCCTACCGCATCCCGTATGTGTACGGAATGACGGCGGGTGAACTCGCCGAGATGATCAATATGGAAGGTTGGCTGGACAAGGGAGTGAAGTGCAAGCTGGTCGTAGTCCCGATGGAAGGATGGAAACGATCGATGTGGTGGGATGAAACAGGTCTGCCCTGGGTTCCCACTTCTCCTCACATTCCACATGCCTCAACACCTTTGTTCTACGTTATGACGGGCTTGCTCGGTGAGCTGGGAACGGCGAATCAAGGAGTCGGCTATACGATGCCCTTCGAACTCGTCGGGGCTTCGTGGGTGAATGGGGACAAGCTTGCAGACGATCTTAACAGCCGAGGGTTGTCGGGAGTCCGATTCCGCCCTCTTTCGTACAGGCCGTTCTACTTTGACACGGGGGATTCACGATTTCTTGGCGTGCAGATACACGTCACGGATCGTGAAAAGTTGAATATGACTGCGGTCCAGATCAGCGTCATTGATGCTCTGCAGCGGGTGTTCCCCGAGAAGAACATCTTTGCGCGGGCCAAGCCCGACAGGATCGGTTCTTTCGACAAGGCAATGGGGTCGGACCGGATGCGCAAAATGTTTCAGAGTCGAAAATCCGTCGAAGAGATCCTCCGCGAAATCGATCGTGAGAAAGCGCCTTTCATGGTAGAGCGTCAGAAGTATCTTCTCTACGACTGA
- the gatC gene encoding Asp-tRNA(Asn)/Glu-tRNA(Gln) amidotransferase subunit GatC, translated as MSVTLKDVDHIAKLARLEFTDEEKATFTHQLNSILAYVEQLNKLDTTNVEPLAHVIELEDAFRVDVVRPGVSQEDALKNAPAKNEKFFKVPKVIGDH; from the coding sequence ATGTCTGTTACGCTGAAGGATGTCGATCATATTGCGAAGCTTGCCCGTCTCGAGTTCACAGACGAGGAAAAGGCGACGTTTACACATCAACTGAACTCCATCCTTGCCTATGTCGAGCAGCTGAACAAGCTTGATACAACGAACGTCGAACCGCTCGCTCATGTGATCGAACTCGAAGATGCCTTTCGCGTGGATGTCGTCAGGCCGGGCGTAAGCCAGGAAGACGCTTTGAAGAATGCGCCGGCGAAGAACGAGAAATTCTTCAAAGTTCCCAAAGTCATAGGGGACCATTGA
- the kdsB gene encoding 3-deoxy-manno-octulosonate cytidylyltransferase, with amino-acid sequence MERVIAVIPARYASQRLPAKPLVDLLGKPMIQRVYERVRKASLPTSVIVATDDERIADVVRKFGGEVMMTSPDIKSGSDRVAAVARELPGEIFVNVQGDEPLIAPAMIDEAARVLLDDPAVMVGTLVRKIESVDDLANTAVVKVVVSAGNDALYFSRTAIPFLRDVPDQSQWLKHHTFFKHVGMYVFRKDFLLRYASMPESSLEKAERLEQLRILERGYRIKVGITEHDSVPIDTPDDVRRVIELLRAQQ; translated from the coding sequence ATGGAGCGTGTCATCGCTGTCATCCCGGCGCGCTACGCGTCGCAGCGCTTGCCGGCGAAGCCGCTGGTGGACCTTCTTGGTAAGCCGATGATCCAGCGGGTGTACGAGCGAGTCCGGAAAGCCTCGTTACCCACAAGTGTCATTGTTGCAACTGACGATGAACGCATAGCAGATGTTGTGCGGAAGTTCGGAGGAGAGGTGATGATGACCTCGCCTGACATCAAGAGCGGCAGCGACCGGGTTGCGGCGGTTGCGCGTGAACTCCCGGGAGAAATTTTCGTCAACGTTCAGGGGGATGAGCCGCTTATTGCACCAGCCATGATCGATGAGGCCGCGCGCGTCCTCCTCGATGATCCCGCGGTGATGGTCGGGACGCTCGTCAGGAAGATCGAATCCGTGGATGACCTCGCGAACACGGCTGTCGTCAAAGTGGTTGTGAGTGCCGGGAACGATGCGCTCTATTTTTCCCGGACTGCGATCCCTTTTCTGAGGGATGTCCCTGATCAATCCCAATGGTTGAAACATCACACATTTTTCAAGCATGTTGGAATGTACGTTTTCAGGAAGGATTTCCTTCTCAGGTATGCCTCGATGCCGGAATCGAGCCTCGAGAAGGCGGAGCGGTTGGAACAGCTCAGGATCCTGGAGCGCGGGTACCGGATCAAGGTTGGTATTACAGAACACGACAGCGTCCCGATCGATACTCCTGATGACGTTCGCCGCGTCATCGAACTGTTGCGGGCTCAACAATAG
- a CDS encoding CTP synthase — protein MPKNHVKFIFVTGGVVSSLGKGIAAASLGLLLKARGLRVTIQKFDPYINVDPGTMNPFQHGEVYVTDDGAETDLDLGHYERFLDVSSTRQNNATTGQIYYEVIAKERRGDYLGATVQVIPHITDEIKRRIASLAATGKYDVIISEIGGTVGDIESLPFLEAIRQFTLKVGHRNALNIHVTLVPYIKSAGELKTKPTQHSVKTLLEIGLQPDILICRSEKHLSRELREKIGLFCNVETEAVIEGRDAQSIYEVPLLFEREQLPKIVLEKLNLKCGKPDLRRWTRFVNRVKHPRGKVTIAVCGKYTDLLDAYKSINEAFVHAGAENDVVVEVRWVKAEDIEHDGAEHYLSDVAGLLVPGGFGERGVEGKIQAIRYVREHKIPFLGICLGLQCAVIEFARNVCGLKGANSAEFKKTKNNVIDLMMDQKGVKNMGGTMRLGAYPCIVAKGTKAIKAYHKDLISERHRHRYEVNNKFRKRLAEGGMVFSGVSPDNTLVEIIELPDHPWFVAGQFHPELKSRAINPHPLFRDFVKAAKEHAG, from the coding sequence ATGCCAAAAAACCATGTCAAATTCATCTTCGTCACCGGCGGTGTAGTGTCGTCGCTGGGTAAAGGGATCGCCGCCGCCTCACTTGGTTTGCTCTTGAAAGCGAGAGGCCTGAGAGTCACGATTCAAAAATTCGATCCGTACATCAACGTGGATCCGGGAACGATGAACCCGTTCCAGCACGGCGAGGTCTATGTGACCGATGACGGAGCGGAGACAGATCTCGATCTTGGGCATTACGAGCGATTCCTTGACGTGAGCTCCACACGCCAGAATAACGCGACAACCGGACAGATCTACTATGAGGTCATCGCCAAGGAACGGCGCGGGGACTATCTCGGTGCGACGGTTCAGGTCATTCCCCACATCACCGACGAGATCAAGAGGCGTATCGCTTCGCTCGCGGCGACCGGCAAGTATGATGTGATCATCTCCGAAATCGGGGGCACGGTTGGCGACATCGAAAGCCTCCCGTTCCTCGAGGCAATCCGGCAATTCACGCTGAAGGTCGGCCACCGCAACGCCTTGAACATCCATGTGACCCTGGTCCCGTATATCAAATCTGCGGGTGAGCTCAAAACAAAGCCGACGCAGCACAGCGTGAAGACTTTGCTTGAGATAGGTCTCCAGCCGGACATTCTCATTTGCCGGTCCGAGAAGCACCTGAGCCGCGAGTTGCGGGAAAAAATCGGGCTCTTCTGCAACGTCGAAACGGAAGCCGTCATCGAGGGACGTGACGCCCAATCCATATACGAAGTCCCGTTATTGTTTGAACGCGAGCAGCTTCCGAAGATTGTCCTCGAAAAGCTCAACTTGAAGTGCGGCAAGCCGGATTTGCGTCGCTGGACCCGGTTCGTGAATCGCGTGAAGCACCCGCGGGGGAAGGTCACCATCGCAGTGTGCGGAAAATATACCGATCTTCTCGACGCGTACAAGAGCATCAACGAGGCGTTTGTACACGCCGGGGCGGAAAATGACGTTGTGGTGGAGGTGCGTTGGGTGAAAGCGGAGGATATTGAACATGACGGAGCCGAGCACTACCTGAGCGATGTCGCCGGTTTGCTGGTCCCCGGTGGATTTGGGGAGCGCGGGGTCGAGGGAAAAATCCAGGCGATCCGATACGTTCGCGAGCACAAGATCCCGTTCCTGGGGATATGTCTGGGACTGCAGTGTGCCGTGATCGAGTTTGCCCGCAATGTGTGCGGCTTGAAGGGGGCGAACAGCGCGGAGTTCAAGAAGACAAAAAATAACGTCATCGATCTGATGATGGATCAAAAAGGGGTGAAAAACATGGGAGGGACGATGCGGCTGGGGGCGTATCCATGCATCGTCGCCAAAGGGACAAAGGCGATAAAGGCCTATCACAAAGATCTCATTTCTGAACGCCACCGTCACCGGTACGAAGTCAACAACAAGTTCAGGAAGAGACTTGCTGAAGGGGGAATGGTCTTCAGCGGCGTTTCCCCCGACAATACGCTTGTCGAGATTATCGAGCTCCCTGATCATCCGTGGTTCGTCGCCGGACAGTTCCATCCCGAGCTGAAGTCCCGTGCCATCAATCCGCATCCCCTGTTTCGGGACTTTGTGAAAGCGGCGAAAGAACACGCCGGATAG
- a CDS encoding RNA methyltransferase, translating to MPSERRIARFEYVLKHRQPDLTVVMENIHDPHNVSAMLRSCDAAGVWEAQLLYNSDAFPKIGKKSSASAGKWVGRRKYKTVSECYGTLRSEGFRIYATRLDEKARSLYDIDLTQKVALVFGNEHRGVSDEAAEDADGMLQIPMFGMIQSLNVSVACAITLYEALRQRLLKNGYGSGKFSKSQYEELLETWMKK from the coding sequence ATGCCGAGTGAACGGAGAATCGCGCGGTTCGAATATGTCCTGAAACATCGTCAGCCCGATCTGACCGTGGTGATGGAGAACATTCACGACCCGCACAACGTCAGCGCGATGCTCAGATCGTGCGACGCTGCCGGTGTGTGGGAAGCGCAGCTGCTCTATAATAGTGACGCCTTTCCCAAGATTGGCAAGAAAAGCTCAGCAAGTGCAGGGAAATGGGTAGGTCGACGGAAGTACAAGACGGTTTCAGAATGCTACGGGACGCTTCGATCCGAAGGATTCCGAATCTACGCCACCCGCCTCGACGAAAAAGCGCGTTCGTTGTACGATATTGACCTGACGCAGAAAGTCGCTCTTGTGTTTGGGAACGAACACCGCGGCGTATCGGATGAAGCCGCAGAGGATGCCGACGGGATGCTCCAGATACCCATGTTCGGCATGATACAGAGCCTCAACGTGTCCGTGGCGTGCGCTATCACGTTATATGAAGCGCTCAGACAGCGTCTCTTGAAAAACGGTTACGGTTCGGGCAAATTCTCCAAGTCCCAATATGAGGAATTGCTCGAAACGTGGATGAAGAAATGA
- a CDS encoding DMT family transporter, whose product MTLTDRPSSRGMLFVVLAVSLWGGSASLAKFLFQTRYDPLIITQTRSSLSFLLLAAYFLITDRSVFRIRLGELYRFALIGIVGIAATNFTYYFTVKESSVATAILVQNIAPVVVMIYAVAISKEEELTGIKVISLVLALCGCFFAVSGGSMSEVRLTGWSLLTAPLSMLTYAFMLIFSKRVLRHYGVWTLLVGGLGFATMFWLLVNPPWVIAARGYGMSDWGVFLGFAVASILLPYIFFAKGLKILEATTVGILTTLEPAIAITVAWLALGESINAVQVAGTVGVVGSVLLLQVRRDSFRKFLKDRRHAE is encoded by the coding sequence ATGACCTTAACTGACCGTCCTTCCTCCCGCGGGATGTTGTTCGTTGTTCTCGCGGTCTCTCTCTGGGGAGGTTCAGCATCTCTCGCGAAATTCTTGTTCCAAACCAGGTACGACCCGCTGATCATCACCCAAACGCGGTCCTCGCTCTCGTTTCTGCTGCTTGCAGCGTACTTCCTGATTACCGACCGTTCCGTGTTCCGCATCCGGTTGGGCGAGTTGTACAGATTTGCTCTCATAGGCATCGTCGGTATTGCCGCGACGAATTTCACGTACTACTTCACCGTGAAAGAATCATCGGTCGCTACCGCTATTCTGGTTCAGAACATCGCCCCCGTCGTTGTCATGATCTACGCTGTGGCCATAAGCAAAGAGGAGGAATTGACAGGGATCAAGGTCATTTCCCTGGTGCTTGCCCTCTGCGGGTGTTTCTTCGCTGTGAGCGGGGGTTCGATGAGTGAAGTGCGTCTGACAGGCTGGTCTTTGCTCACGGCCCCGTTGTCGATGCTCACCTATGCGTTCATGCTCATTTTCTCAAAACGTGTCCTTCGCCACTATGGCGTCTGGACGCTTCTTGTGGGCGGCCTCGGTTTCGCGACGATGTTTTGGCTTCTCGTCAATCCGCCGTGGGTCATCGCTGCAAGAGGATATGGCATGAGTGACTGGGGAGTTTTTCTGGGCTTCGCCGTTGCGTCCATTCTTCTTCCGTATATTTTCTTCGCGAAAGGATTGAAGATTCTGGAGGCGACCACGGTAGGCATCCTGACGACACTGGAACCCGCCATCGCGATCACGGTTGCCTGGCTTGCGCTGGGCGAATCGATCAACGCAGTGCAGGTCGCCGGGACTGTCGGCGTCGTAGGATCGGTGCTCCTGCTTCAGGTGCGCCGGGATTCGTTTCGGAAATTTCTGAAGGATCGTCGCCATGCCGAGTGA